CGCGGGGTAATTACCTTCCGCAACGCCTCAGCAGTAAGCTTAAAGCCCTGTTCAGCCGAAGATTCAACCTCTACCGTAACCCCCCCGCTCAAATGGGTAATCGGTGAATAAGCGATATAGCTCGGAGAAGGGACGATAATCTCATCCCCGAGTGTAATAAAGGCTCGCAAAGCTAAATCCACAGCTTCACTGCTTCCCACTGTAACCATAACCTCGCTCGTTGGCTCATAGCGGAGATTAAAGCTTGAGTGCAGATAAGCAGCGATCTCTTCTCTAAGCTCCAGCAAACCGGAATTCGGCGTATACATCGTTTTCCCATCGTTTAAAGCACGAATACAAGCAGCTCTAACATGCTCAGGTGTAACAAAATCAGGCTCGCCTACGCCAAGCGATATAATATCCTGATCCCCAGCGCTTAGGTCAAAAAAAGCCCGAATCCCCGAGGGAGCAATATCCCTCACACGCGGTGAAATCCACTTATTGCTCATGGCTGCACACCTCTTCTTTTGGACTCTTTTCTGTTAGAGAAAGGGTAATAATTTCGTCAAGCAGTCCGCTGAAGGTGTAGCCTGCCGCTTGCGCGCTTTTTGGTAAAAGACTCGCCTTCGTCATGCCAGGTAGCGTGTTCACCTCCAGCACATAAGGAATCCCATCCTTCAGCAGCATATCCACCCGTGCATATACACTGCATTTCAGTGCTTTGTAGCAGTCTAAGGCCGCTTCACTTACGCGCTCATACACCTCAGCTGGTAGTTCAATGACCCGTTCGTCTGCCCCGCCGTCTTCGTACTTAGCGCTGTAATCGAACCATTCCGCATGTGCCGAGGTGATCCCCAGAACAGGTAACATCTCTCCATTTAGAATGGAGCAAGTGATTTCCTGGCCTTGAATGTAGCTCTCGATCAGAATCGACTGATCACAGGCAAAAGCCTTCTGTACTGCGCTCAGCAATTCCTCGCTACTGCTCACCTTTTCCATCCCGATACTCGAACCACCTGAACACGGCTTCACCATAACAGGATATCCGATCCGTTCTACCGCCTCTACCGAATAATCCTTCATGTTATCCCAGCACAGCCAATCTGCCGTATTAACGCCTGCGCAGCGCATAAGCTTTTTGGAGAGATCTTTATCCATGCAAATGCTGCTAGACAAAACGCCACTACCTGTATACGGAATCCCCATCGTCTCCAGCGTCCCCTGAACGGTTCCGTCCTCGCCGTATGCTCCATGAAGCGCAAGCAGTGCGATATCGATCCCTTTTGCCTGCTCAATAAGCTCTTCACGCTTCGTGATTACAATTGGTGTAACCTCATATTTATTTGGATCCAGATTCTTCAATATTTCTTTACCGCTATTCATGGATACCTCATACTCTGACGATACCCCACCCATAATTACGCCTACCTTCATCTCAAGCACCTCTTTATCCCATTAGTTGTTGTGCTGTTCTACCAATAATCTCGATTCCCTTACGGATATCCTCATCCGTCACTCTTGAGAAACCGATCCGTATCGTATTTTGACCTTTACCGTCTGTGAAGAATATATCTCCTGCTGTAAAAATAACCCCTTGCTCATGACAGGCCGCCAGCAGCGTCCTTGTGTTAAAGCCCTCCGCAAAGGTTACAAAAAGATGCAGTCCACCATCCCCAGATAGCGTCGTATAAGGAATAAACTCCTTGCAGCATTGCAGGGTTAATTCATATTTTCGTTTATATTCCGCTCTAGCTTTTTTCAAATACTTCTCTAAATGTCCACCCAATAAATACTGATACAAAATGGATTGATCCAGCGTCGAGGTATGAATAGTACGTGCGCGCTTGACGCTTTCGAGGGAATAAATCAGCTCCTGATCCGCCAGCACCCAACCTACGCGTAGTCCCGGAAATAATACCTTTGAGAAACTACCGAGATAGATCACGCTATTGCCACTACCCGCCGCTGCGATAAGTGGAGCCACATGTGAGCCCGAATATCGTAATTCCTCGTTAAAACCATCCTCGATCACCGGTATTTGGTACCGATTCATCAGCTTCATTAGCCTCTGTCTTTTCTCGGGAGACATTACAATTCCAGTGGGATTATGATAAGAAGGGACGAAGTAGGCACAGTCAAAAGCTTGCTGCTGCAGCGCCTTCTCCAGCTCTACCAGATCAATCCCATCACGTTCCATAGGAATCCCGGTGATCTCAAAGCCGTTCAGCTTCAGATTTTTGATCGCCGTATGATGCGTTGGATTCTCACAGATGACCGAACCATTCTTTTTGCTAAGTGCAGACAATACAATATCGAATCCCTCTGTAAAGCCATTGGTGATCAATATATCCTTGCCTTTCATTTCCACGCCCTTGTGCTCCATATATTGCTTCAAATAGTCTATTAAAGGCTTATACCCTTTGGCATAACCATAATTTAGTAAAACATTGCCTTCCACCGACATACGATCCATAAAGGAGCGTTTCACATTATCTAGATCAAAAAGACTTTCATCGGGTGCGATGCTCGTGAAGGAGATCGTACCCTTCTCCGCTCGTATGCCGCGCTTCATGATATCCAGTTCCTCCGCCAGCCGCGCATGATCATTGATACGCGTCTTCCAGTCCATCGTCCAGGAAGAGATTGTTTCACTGCCGGGAGGTGTAGGTGCCACATAACTTCCTTGCCCCTGCACAGCATAAGCAAACCCATCATCCTCTAGTCCTGCATAAGCAGAGATTACTGAGTTGCGGCTAACCTTAAGCAGTGTGCTGAGCTCTCGTGTGGAGGGCAGCTTTTGATTCCCTTGCAGACCGCCTTTTATAATTAAGTGCTTCATATAGTCTTTAATTTGTATATACACCGGCCGTCCGGCTATGAGCTTAAAATCTTTAAACATCTCTTTGGTCGCCTCCATAGCTATCATGGCATAATCAGGCGCTTAAAAAAAGAACCACAGCCAAGGGATTTTACTCCGGCTGTGGTTCTATGGGGGGACAGACTATATAGACTGAACCAATGATATTAACTTAAAGTTCAGTAATCACTACGGTGAATCATTGGATTTCCGGCCGCTGTTGTCCCCAGATTTCTTGATTGATACCGCTCCTCGCGGTGGAAATCCGGGGACAAAGGCGGTCGCTAGCGCTCCTACAGTTCCAATATTCCCCTCCGATCCTTCTCACTTTTTGTAATATTCATATGCTCAGTCTATAGAGCAATTTTTCTTATTTTAGTGCGATGGGTCGGTTAAGTAATAACGACTTACGCTTCAATCACCGTTTCGCCTTCTCCTTCAGGGGTTTCAAAACCGCTTAGAAACCGAGTGAGCGTGTCCTCAGTGATCGTAAACGCCGCATTAGCGTCAAAACGTTCACTCCGGATGAGCAGTCGCTGACGCAACTCATCTGGCTGAACCTTTAAGTAAATTAGCTCCCAGACGCCGCCATGCGCTTCAATAAGTTGCTTATAATCGTTCCGCCTCTGACGCTGCCAAAAGCTGAAATCGATGACAACATCCTGTTTAGCCAGAATTAGATTTCTAAGCTCCCCTCTCAGCTTTATTTCCGATTGTTCTTTATAGAGCTCATAATTCTGCTCCGGATAATCCATTCCAAAACGTCCGTATGTAGCCCAAATATCCTCATCTATCGAGAGCCGGGCGAATCCTTCTTTCTCCAACTTTTGAGCAAAGGTCGTTTTGCCCGACCCTGCTACACCGCACATCATCACAACGACGGGAGCTGCACTTTTACGCTTATGCTGTAGTATTTTTTCAATCACAATCTGTTCACTCAACAATATACAGCATCCCCTTTCCACTTGATCAAATACTCTATTCTACTCTAAGACAACTACTTTATTCTTAGAACGCCAGACGCTTCCGCCTTTAGTCTTTATCCTTTATCCTTTATCCTTTAGCCGACCATTGCCCGTTCTCCCAGAATAATTTGAGTTCCATTGCTGTTCCTGGAGAAGGTGCAGCTGCGCTGTAGAATGTAAGATCCGGAACCACCTGTGCAAGAAAATTCCTGATTACACCGCCATGTGTCACTACGAGTATCCTGTTTGTAATAACCTCACCCTTGTTCTCCCTGCTCGCAGCATGAACAAAAGCATTCTCAGCCGCTTGTCCTAGATCTAACAGGAAGCTACGCAGACGTTCGTCGAACTGCGTCCAGGATTCTCCTTCTGGTGGTGTAACCTTGGAAGGATCATCAATCCAACGTCGATACAATGAGTTATCCATTAATTGCTCATAGGTGCAGCCTTCCCAAGCTCCGAAATTCATTTCTCGGAGGCGCTGATCGTAGATAGTAACCTTCTCTAGCGAAGGTGCAATATAAGCCAAGGTTTCCCGACATCTAAGCAGGTCGCTGCAATATACACGCCAAAAACCATCTGATACTTCAGCCCGCTTTTCAGTCAGCCTACCAAGCTGCTGCTTAAGCTGTGATAGCTGCTCTACTGCTTCAGGAAGCAGCGGGATTTCCGAGTATCCTAAGTAACGATGCTCAACATTCCACTGGGTCTGCCCGTGGCGGACAAGCACCAATTCCAGCACTATAGGGGGAATCGTCATGCCTTGCATCAGCCCCCGATCCATATCCATGCTAGAGCTGCGCAGATAGCAACAAATATAGAAGAACAAAGCATCATCATCCGCGAGGCTTGAATAATATCATCCGGCTCCATCGGTCTTACCGGATCACCCATATAGGCCCGGAAAGAGGTGACACCGTGATATACGTTCTCTCCCCCAAGCCGGATACCAAGTGCACCTGCAACAGCAGATTCTGGAAACCCGCTATTGGGGCTTGGATGAAGTCGTGCATCCCGCTTCACCATTCGTAGACAACTGCGCCAATCCAGACGAAGTAACCATGCGCACAGAGCCAAGAGCAATGCCGTTATCCGCGCCGGAATGAAGTTGGCGACATCATCGAGCCGAGCGGATGCCCATCCGAGATCACGATATTTATCGTTCTTATAACCAACCATAGAGTCGAGCGTATTGACCGCACGATAAGCCATTGCTAGCGGCGCTCCGCCGATCAGCGCGTAGAATAGCGGAGATATAATCGCATCGACGATATTCTCTGCTACAGTCTCCACCGTGCCGCGCACAATTTCCGGGGGATCTAGTGTGGTCGTATCACGTCCCACGATCATTCCTAATGCCTTACGAGCAGCAGGAATATCTCCTTTACGGAGTTCCACGTACACCGCCATCCCCGCATCCTTTAGTCCCTTCGAAGCAATCGTGGTTGAAATCAGCCACACCGCGGCGATCCATACGAGCCAAGGTGAGAGGAACGATAGCAGCCATAGCAAGATGGCTGTCAATGCCCAAGCACCGCCCGCTACACACAGCGGAAGTAATACTCCCGCTCTCCGCAGGCTTTGCGGGCGGGACCATATAAGGCGGATCATCCGCTCCAGAGAAGTGATTGCTTTGCCCATACCGATGACGGGATGGGGCAGGCTACGTGGATCACCTACGATCCGGTCAATCACATAAGCCGCTAACAGTACCAAAGCGATTGTCACAGGCGATCACCTCTGAACAATCTCCAGCAATTCCACCAATCCATTCTCATTCGCTGTCCTTCCTTGCCTGAACTGATAACAAACTTCCCGTTACAGCGCTATATACTAGGCGGCCGATTGCGCCCCCTAGATCGGTAGCAGTTCCAGCGTATATATGCTCTGCGCTGTATCGCCCGCTTTGGCTCACAGCGAGTACTATCGCATCCGTAGTTGTTCCGGTTGCGATCAGGCCATTCTCGGGATCAGTAATCCCGAGATCGGCTAGTGCAGCAGCTTTGGCTTCCACAGCTGTCTGCACAGCATTGACCATCGCCGCCGGTGTCAGGCGGCCATCAATACCTAGCATAATGTTTATCGTACCCGGACGATAAACAGCCAGCACATTGCGCTCCACACCTGCGCGCGCAGCATTTCCAGCGGCGGCAGTCACGCAAACAAATATCCCCGCTGAGCCAGTGTCTTCTTCAGCTACCGCTGCATGCTCTAACGGTACAGCCGTCATCAGACCGGCACAGCCAGATAATGAATAACCCCAAACGCGTAGCTTATTCTCCATATCTTGGACAGGATCACTGCATTCATAATTGCGATCAACATATAAATTGACGGCCCGCTGCAGACGATTCATTCCTCCACCGTAGAACGCACTCGATAAACCATCTGCTTCAGCAGGTAGCTCAAGTAGCAGATGGTTTCCCTTCCACTCCAGCACAAGCCCCGGCCAAACGGCTGAGCGGTACTCTCTAACGCCTCCTGCAAGATTAAATGGAGTCTTCACTTCCACCATATCCGATCCTGCTCCTTCCACAGCTTATCTCTTTCATCCATTTGTCCAACCAGCTTGGCGGTCGCTTCTTCACTTCCCTAGCAGCATCACATAGTAACTACTTATCCGCCACAATTTCCCCCATCTGCTTCAGCAGCCGGGCATTATTTTCATGTCCCTTAACAGCAACCCGGATATGCTCTTCTCCCAGACCGGGGTACATGGCACAGCTACGCACCAGTATACCGACGCGCCCAAGACGGCTCTGCATCTCAGCCGCACTCCACGGCGAGGGTAGCCCACAGAGCAAAAAGTTCGCTTCCCCTGGTGGTACATCACAGCCCAGCTGTATAAGGCCTTGCCGCAGCAACTCCCGCTCCGTTGCGATCAGCTCGCGTGTGCGCAGTTCATACTCGCGCCCGCTCTCCAGGCAGGCTTCCCCTGCTAGCAGCGCCAAACCGTTCACGCTCCAGGTGACCTGCTTGCCGGTCATTGCCTTCGCCAGCTCCGGATGCGAAATCGCAAACCCGAGACGCAGTCCCGGTATCGCATAAAACTTCGTCATCGACCGCACCAGAACCGTATGCGGAAACTGATCCAGCTCCGGCAGTAGCGTATTCCGTTCAGCTTCTGGAATAAAATCAATAAAGGCTTCATCCACAGCCAAATAAGTTCCGCAGCTTTCGGCCTTCTGCGCTAACCAGCGCAGCTCATCTACAGCATACTGAACTCCATTCGGATTATTCGGCTGTCCGAGGAACAATAGCTCCACCTTCTCCAGCAGCCCAGCAATCTCATCTACTCCAGCTCGAAAGTGCTGTTCTCTTGTCCCCTGAACAGATAATACTTCTGCGCCGAATTGCATAGATAGCTGCCGATACTCGGAGAAACAAGGTTCTACGATACCGACCTTTTGCGGGGCGATCGCAAGCAGTAACAAAGCCATGGATTCTGCCGCTCCATTACCTATAGTC
This window of the Paenibacillus sp. FSL R10-2734 genome carries:
- a CDS encoding threonine-phosphate decarboxylase; the encoded protein is MLEKYGHGGDLLTATELYEEAGGTFLDFSANINPLGPPPAVLELLRTALSTVVAYPDPGHRRFKSLLAENLGVDSSWLTIGNGAAESMALLLLAIAPQKVGIVEPCFSEYRQLSMQFGAEVLSVQGTREQHFRAGVDEIAGLLEKVELLFLGQPNNPNGVQYAVDELRWLAQKAESCGTYLAVDEAFIDFIPEAERNTLLPELDQFPHTVLVRSMTKFYAIPGLRLGFAISHPELAKAMTGKQVTWSVNGLALLAGEACLESGREYELRTRELIATERELLRQGLIQLGCDVPPGEANFLLCGLPSPWSAAEMQSRLGRVGILVRSCAMYPGLGEEHIRVAVKGHENNARLLKQMGEIVADK
- a CDS encoding PLP-dependent aminotransferase family protein gives rise to the protein MFKDFKLIAGRPVYIQIKDYMKHLIIKGGLQGNQKLPSTRELSTLLKVSRNSVISAYAGLEDDGFAYAVQGQGSYVAPTPPGSETISSWTMDWKTRINDHARLAEELDIMKRGIRAEKGTISFTSIAPDESLFDLDNVKRSFMDRMSVEGNVLLNYGYAKGYKPLIDYLKQYMEHKGVEMKGKDILITNGFTEGFDIVLSALSKKNGSVICENPTHHTAIKNLKLNGFEITGIPMERDGIDLVELEKALQQQAFDCAYFVPSYHNPTGIVMSPEKRQRLMKLMNRYQIPVIEDGFNEELRYSGSHVAPLIAAAGSGNSVIYLGSFSKVLFPGLRVGWVLADQELIYSLESVKRARTIHTSTLDQSILYQYLLGGHLEKYLKKARAEYKRKYELTLQCCKEFIPYTTLSGDGGLHLFVTFAEGFNTRTLLAACHEQGVIFTAGDIFFTDGKGQNTIRIGFSRVTDEDIRKGIEIIGRTAQQLMG
- the cbiB gene encoding adenosylcobinamide-phosphate synthase CbiB, producing MTIALVLLAAYVIDRIVGDPRSLPHPVIGMGKAITSLERMIRLIWSRPQSLRRAGVLLPLCVAGGAWALTAILLWLLSFLSPWLVWIAAVWLISTTIASKGLKDAGMAVYVELRKGDIPAARKALGMIVGRDTTTLDPPEIVRGTVETVAENIVDAIISPLFYALIGGAPLAMAYRAVNTLDSMVGYKNDKYRDLGWASARLDDVANFIPARITALLLALCAWLLRLDWRSCLRMVKRDARLHPSPNSGFPESAVAGALGIRLGGENVYHGVTSFRAYMGDPVRPMEPDDIIQASRMMMLCSSIFVAICAALAWIWIGG
- a CDS encoding adenosylcobinamide amidohydrolase; the protein is MEGAGSDMVEVKTPFNLAGGVREYRSAVWPGLVLEWKGNHLLLELPAEADGLSSAFYGGGMNRLQRAVNLYVDRNYECSDPVQDMENKLRVWGYSLSGCAGLMTAVPLEHAAVAEEDTGSAGIFVCVTAAAGNAARAGVERNVLAVYRPGTINIMLGIDGRLTPAAMVNAVQTAVEAKAAALADLGITDPENGLIATGTTTDAIVLAVSQSGRYSAEHIYAGTATDLGGAIGRLVYSAVTGSLLSVQARKDSE
- a CDS encoding histidine phosphatase family protein gives rise to the protein MDMDRGLMQGMTIPPIVLELVLVRHGQTQWNVEHRYLGYSEIPLLPEAVEQLSQLKQQLGRLTEKRAEVSDGFWRVYCSDLLRCRETLAYIAPSLEKVTIYDQRLREMNFGAWEGCTYEQLMDNSLYRRWIDDPSKVTPPEGESWTQFDERLRSFLLDLGQAAENAFVHAASRENKGEVITNRILVVTHGGVIRNFLAQVVPDLTFYSAAAPSPGTAMELKLFWENGQWSAKG
- a CDS encoding D-alanine--D-alanine ligase, with product MKVGVIMGGVSSEYEVSMNSGKEILKNLDPNKYEVTPIVITKREELIEQAKGIDIALLALHGAYGEDGTVQGTLETMGIPYTGSGVLSSSICMDKDLSKKLMRCAGVNTADWLCWDNMKDYSVEAVERIGYPVMVKPCSGGSSIGMEKVSSSEELLSAVQKAFACDQSILIESYIQGQEITCSILNGEMLPVLGITSAHAEWFDYSAKYEDGGADERVIELPAEVYERVSEAALDCYKALKCSVYARVDMLLKDGIPYVLEVNTLPGMTKASLLPKSAQAAGYTFSGLLDEIITLSLTEKSPKEEVCSHEQ
- a CDS encoding ATP-binding protein, with the translated sequence MSEQIVIEKILQHKRKSAAPVVVMMCGVAGSGKTTFAQKLEKEGFARLSIDEDIWATYGRFGMDYPEQNYELYKEQSEIKLRGELRNLILAKQDVVIDFSFWQRQRRNDYKQLIEAHGGVWELIYLKVQPDELRQRLLIRSERFDANAAFTITEDTLTRFLSGFETPEGEGETVIEA